A single region of the Sorghum bicolor cultivar BTx623 chromosome 9, Sorghum_bicolor_NCBIv3, whole genome shotgun sequence genome encodes:
- the LOC8077150 gene encoding uncharacterized protein LOC8077150, with protein sequence MGGLCSKVSAVDKSPSDTALGRNQVADHEPGASLGLEKPPVSGEAAALAKRLDEQQQQSFSFLESVVPGVAFHAGASGETGSRTSPQLTRSLSQRAGVGKAKAGAGKVSEVSSILGRASTVGLEKAVEVLDTLGSSMTGLNSSSGFVSSSAAKGNKIAMLAFEVANTIVKGSNLMRSLSEPSIKHLKEVVLHSEGVQHLISKDFDELLKMAASDKREELEVFKKEVVRFGNRCKDPQWHNLDRYFEKLASEQTRQSHLKEKAESVMQKLVTLVQNTVELYHELHALDRFEHDYRLKQKEQDGLSSRGDSLDILKQEVKVQSKHVKSLKKKSLWCKNLEEVMVKLVDIVHFLHLEIYSAFGCPDSEEPQETAKQHNRLGPAGLALHYANIINHIDNIVSRSCAMPPNARDTLYHSLPPTIKSALRSKLQSFEIKEELTASRIKAEMEKILRWLVPFASNTNKAHHGFGWVGEWANTGSELNCKLSGHMDMSRIETLYHADKEKTEALILELVVWLHHLISKSRNASGGVRSPIKSPVSSPTQKGAAIKLLPGKMNNSPPVLTQEDQDMLRDVKYRKFVPGISKSQEFDTKSSHSKQSRLSKSNSHSPASGNRKELLPVRRPSMLPVIDFEIDRTKALDLIDRLDILKIQ encoded by the exons ATGGGGGGTCTCTGCTCGAAGGTCTCAGCTGTAGACAAGTCACCGAGCGACACCGCGCTTGGCCGGAACCAGGTCGCCGATCATGAGCCGGGGGCGTCGCTGGGGTTGGAGAAGCCGCCGGTGTCCGGAGAGGCAGCTGCGCTGGCAAAGCGGCTggacgagcagcagcagcaatctTTCTCGTTCCTGGAGAGCGTCGTCCCTGGGGTTGCTTTTCATGCCGGCGCCAGTGGCGAAACGGGGTCCAGGACCTCGCCGCAGCTGACCAGGTCGCTGTCGCAGAGGGCTGGTGTGGGCAAGGCAAAAGCCGGCGCTGGCAAG GTTTCAGAAGTGAGCTCAATTTTAGGTAGGGCTAGCACTGTTGGGCTTGAAAAGGCAGTGGAGGTTCTAGACACACTCGGCAGTAGCATGACAGGTTTAAATTCTAGCAGTGGTTTTGTGTCAAGTTCTGCGGCAAAGGGAAACAAAATAGCCATGCTGGCTTTTGAGGTGGCAAATACTATAGTTAAAGGCTCTAATCTGATGCGTTCTCTATCGGAGCCTAGCATAAAGCATCTGAAGGAGGTGGTGCTTCATTCAGAAGGTGTTCAACACCTTATATCAAAAGATTTCGATGAACTGCTCAAGATGGCAGCTTCTGACAAAAG GGAAGAGTTAGAAGTATTCAAAAAAGAGGTTGTTCGCTTTGGAAACCGTTGCAAGGATCCTCAGTGGCATAACTTGGACCGCTACTTTGAAAA GCTGGCATCCGAACAAACCCGACAAAGTCATCTGAAAGAAAAAGCAGAATCAGTGATGCAGAAACTGGTCACCTTGGTTCAAAATACAGTT GAATTGTATCATGAATTGCATGCTTTGGATAGATTTGAACATGATTACCGTCTTAAGCAGAAAGAACAGGATGGTTTGAGTTCAAGAG GAGACAGTCTGGATATACTGAAGCAGGAAGTGAAGGTTCAGAGTAAGCACGttaaaagtttgaaaaagaAATCACTTTGGTGCAAGAATTTGGAAGAG gtGATGGTAAAGCTTGTAGATATTGTCCACTTCTTACATTTGGAGATATACAGCGCCTTCGGTTGTCCTG ACAGTGAAGAGCCACAAGAAACTGCCAAACAACATAATAGATTGGGACCAGCAGGCCTCGCATTGCATTACGCTAATATCATCAATCATATTGACAATATT GTTTCTCGATCATGTGCAATGCCTCCAAACGCAAGGGATACGTTATATCATAGTTTACCACCTACCATCAAATCTGCTCTCCGTTCTAAGCTACAATCTTttgaaatcaaggaagag CTTACAGCTTCTCGGATCAAAGCAGAAATGGAGAAGATTTTGCGATGGCTTGTCCCTTTTGCTAGTAACACAAATAA GGCACACCACGGGTTCGGTTGGGTTGGAGAGTGGGCAAATACAGG ATCTGAATTAAACTGCAAGCTATCAGGGCATATGGACATGTCCCGAATCGAGACACTGTATCATGCTGACAAGGAGAAGACTGAAGCACTTATCCTGGAGCTGGTCGTGTGGCTTCATCATCTTATCAGTAAATCAAGAAACGCTAGTGGAGGTGTAAGGTCTCCCATCAAATCTCCAGTCAGCTCACCAACACAAAAGGGTGCTGCAATCAAACTGTTGCCAGGCAAAATGAACAATTCACCACCGGTTCTCACCCAAGAGGATCAGGATATGCTCAGGGATGTTAAGTACAGGAAATTTGTCCCTGGAATAAGCAAAAGTCAAGAGTTTGACACAAAGTCAAGTCACAGCAAACAGAGTAGGTTGAGCAAGAGCAACAGCCACTCTCCAGCCAGTGGCAACAGGAAAGAATTGCTCCCAGTTAGGAGGCCTTCCATGCTTCCAGTTATTGACTTCGAGATTGACAGGACCAAAGCTTTAGATCTAATTGACAGGCTTGACATCCTAAAAATACAATGA
- the LOC8077151 gene encoding DAR GTPase 3, chloroplastic, with protein MAAASWAAPTTSFSPAPAPARGPCRIKAAPLPIRTLHRRVLLNAVGESAMVAAGDTLLGLYEKERLGLSQYATDEFNEERYWETLDADLRYWTRSLRPVQWYPGHIAKTEKELKEQLRLMDVVIEIRDARIPLSTSHPKMDSWLGNRKRIIVLNREDMISTEDRNAWATYFANQGTKVVFSNGQLGMGTMKLGRMAKSVASVVNTKRKEKGLLPRPVRAGIVGYPNVGKSSLINRLLKRRMCPAAPRPGVTRELKWVRFGTDLELLDSPGILPMRISDQTSALKLAICDDIGERSYDFADVAAILVQMLIRHPAAGSEAFRRRYRIDVDSDCGKTFVTKLSVHLFNGDTSQAAFRILSDYRKGKFGWVALERPPT; from the exons ATGGCTGCCGCTTCCTGGGCCGCGCCCACCACCTCCTtctcgccggcgccggcgccggcgcgggggCCGTGCAGGATCAAGGCGGCGCCTTTACCCATCAGGACGCTTCACCGCCGAGTGCTTCTCAACGCAGTTGGCGAATCCGCCATG GTTGCTGCTGGTGACACATTGCTTGGTTTATATGAGAAAGAGAGGTTAGGCCTCTCGCAGTATGCCACCGACGAGTTTAATGAAGAGAGGTACTGGGAAACCTTGGATGCTGATTTGCGTTACTGGACCAGATCCCTGCGCCCAGTGCAG TGGTATCCTGGTCATATTGCAAAAACAGAGAAAGAATTGAAGGAACAATTGAGGCTCATGGATGTTGTTATAGAGATCCGTGATGCTCGGATTCCCTTGTCCACCAGCCATCCTAAG ATGGACTCATGGCTAGGCAACCGGAAAAGGATCATAGTATTGAATCGCGAGGACATGATCTCAACTGAGGATAGGAATGCATGGGCTACTTACTTTGCTAATCAGGGCACCAAAGTTGTTTTCTCCAACGGCCAGCTGGGCATG GGTACAATGAAACTAGGTAGGATGGCAAAATCGGTAGCATCTGTTGTGAACACAAAGAGAAAGGAAAAGGGACTACTTCCTCGTCCG GTTCGAGCTGGAATAGTTGGATATCCAAATGTTGGCAAATCTTCCTTGATTAATCGCTTGCTAAAACGAAGAATGTGCCCAGCAGCACCTAGGCCAGGTGTCACAAGAGAGCTGAA GTGGGTTCGTTTCGGAACAGACCTAGAGTTGTTAGATTCACCTGGAATTTTGCCTATGCGAATTAGTGACCAGACATCTGCACTCAAGCTTGCTATATGTGATGATATTGGAGAAAGGTCATATGATTTCGCTGATGTGGCAGCGATTCTTGTGCAGATGTTGATAAGGCATCCTGCAGCAG GTTCTGAAGCATTTCGAAGACGATATAGGATTGATGTAGATAGCGATTGCGGTAAAAC GTTTGTCACAAAGCTCTCTGTTCACTTGTTCAATGGAGACACAAGCCAGGCGGCTTTCCGGATATTGTCTGACTACAGGAAAGGCAAATTTGGATGGGTGGCGCTGGAGAGACCTCCAACATGA
- the LOC8058503 gene encoding probable magnesium transporter NIPA6, which translates to MTPAPPNAAAGDLFAANLTGALLAVASSAFIGVSFIVKKKGLRRAAAAGARAGVGGYGYLLEPLWWVGMVTMLIGEIANFVAYMFAPAVLVTPLGALSIIVSAVLAHFTLNEKLQRMGVLGCVLCIVGSTVIILHAPEEETPSSVTQIWHLATQPAFLCYAVSALAISLILILHCAPRYGQTNIVVYVGICSVIGSLTVMSIKAVGIAIKLTIEGINQAGYFQTWLFATVSATCIIIQLIYLNKALDTFNTAVVSPIYYAMFTSLTILASAIMFKDWSGQSISSIASEICGFLTVLTGTVVLHSTREHDPTLSSDLYAPLSPIYWHIQGNGETGGKLKEDDLLSGDFIAVVRQDYFV; encoded by the exons ATGACTCCCGCCCCTCCGAACGCCGCGGCCGGCGACCTCTTCGCTGCCAACCTCACGGGGGCGCTTCTTGCGGTCGCCTCCTCCGCCTTCATCGGCGTCAGCTTCATCGTCAAGAAGAAGGGCCTACGCcgggcggccgccgccggcgcccgcGCAG GTGTTGGAGGCTATGGGTACCTCTTGGAGCCACTCTGGTGGGTTGGGATGGTTACGA TGCTCATTGGGGAGATTGCCAATTTCGTGGCCTACATGTTTGCGCCAGCTGTTCTTGTCACCCCGCTTGGCGCGCTCAGCATAATTGTCAG TGCTGTTCTAGCCCATTTCACCCTGAATGAGAAGCTGCAGCGGATGGGCGTGTTGGGTTGTGTCCTCTGTATAGTCGGGTCAACCGTTATCATCCTCCATGCACCTGAGGAAGAGACACCAAGCTCAGTGACACAGATCTGGCACTTGGCTACGCAACCTG CCTTTCTTTGTTATGCTGTCTCTGCATTGGCGATCTCACTGATCTTGATACTTCACTGTGCACCCCGTTATGGGCAGACCAACATAGTAGTTTATGTGGGAATTTGCTCGGTGATAGGATCTTTGACG GTAATGAGCATCAAGGCGGTAGGCATTGCTATCAAGCTTACAATTGAGGGTATAAACCAGGCTGGCTATTTCCAGACTTGGTTGTTTGCAACTGTTTCAGCAACATGCATAATTATTCAATTAATTTACCTGAACAAG GCATTAGATACTTTCAATACCGCAGTTGTTTCTCCCATCTACTATGCGATGTTCACATCCCTCACAATTTTAGCAAGTGCCATAATGTTTAAG GACTGGTCCGGGCAGAGTATAAGCAGTATTGCTTCTGAGATTTGTGGGTTTCTTACTGTGCTTACTGGTACTGTTGTACTGCATTCTACAAGAGAACATGATCCAACCCTTTCTTCAG ATCTGTATGCTCCTCTTTCCCCAATATATTGGCATATCCAAGGCAATGGTGAAACAGGAGGAAAACTGAAAGAGGATGATTTACTCTCTGGAGATTTCATTGCCGTGGTGCGACAAGACTACTTTGTCTAG
- the LOC8058504 gene encoding amidophosphoribosyltransferase, chloroplastic has product MGIAAAAATTTTSRLLHYHAAAGTDRHHRHQLRYSASPFPLSLRCGSGRREAAAARALLPDRVTPFSYGVDEDADDHPREECGLVGVVGDPDAASLCYLGLQKLQHRGEEGAGIVAVGGDGKLKSVTGLGLVADVFGDPSRLASLPGPAAIGHVRYSTAGAAASLRNVQPFLAGYRFGQVAVAHNGNLVNYQALRNKLEARGSIFNTSSDTEVILHLIATSLSRPLLARVCDACERLAGAYSLLFLTADKLFAVRDPHGFRPLVMGRRRNGAVVFASETCALDLIDATYEREVQPGEVVVVDRRDMSVASACLVPHRPRRSCVFEHIYFALPNSVVFSHAVHERRTAFGQALAEESPAPGADVVIPVPDSGFYAALGFARASGLEFQQGLIRWHYSGRSFIQPTQAIRDLAVKLKLAPVRGVITGKSVVVVDDSLVRGTTSSKIVRLLRDAGAREVHMRIASPPVVGSCLYGIDTPSEGELISNRMDLDGVRREIGSDSLAFLSLDKLHSIYGEESGDYCDACFSRKYPVLPTLADPAVEPDE; this is encoded by the coding sequence ATGGgaattgccgccgccgccgccaccaccaccacgtccCGACTCCTCCACTACCACGCAGCCGCTGGCACGGACCGCCATCACCGGCACCAGCTCAGGTACTCCGCGAGTCCGTTTCCTCTCTCGCTGCGCTGCGGCTCCGGCCGGCgtgaggcggcggcggcccggGCGCTCCTGCCCGACCGCGTCACCCCGTTCTCCTACGGCGTGGATGAGGACGCGGATGACCACCCGCGCGAGGAGTGCGGTCTAGTCGGGGTCGTGGGCGACCCGGACGCGGCGTCGCTCTGCTATCTGGGCCTGCAGAAGCTGCAGCACCGCGGGGAGGAGGGGGCCGGGATCGTCGCCGTGGGCGGGGACGGCAAGCTCAAGTCCGTCACCGGGCTGGGCCTCGTGGCCGACGTGTTCGGGGACCCGTCCAGGCTCGCCTCGCTTCCGGGCCCCGCCGCCATCGGGCACGTGCGCTACTCCacggccggcgccgccgcgtcgCTGCGCAACGTGCAGCCGTTCCTGGCCGGGTACCGGTTCGGGCAGGTCGCCGTGGCGCATAACGGCAACCTCGTCAACTACCAGGCGCTGCGGAACAAGCTCGAGGCCAGGGGATCCATCTTCAACACGTCCTCGGACACGGAGGTCATCCTCCACCTCATCGCGACGTCGCTGTCGCGGCCCCTGCTCGCCCGCGTCTGCGACGCCTGCGAGCGCCTCGCGGGGGCCTACTCGCTCCTGTTCCTCACGGCCGACAAGCTCTTCGCCGTGCGCGACCCGCACGGGTTCCGCCCGCTGGTGATGGGCCGCCGCCGGAACGGCGCCGTCGTCTTCGCGTCGGAGACCTGCGCGCTGGACCTCATCGACGCCACCTACGAGCGCGAGGTCCAGCCCGGGGAGGTGGTCGTGGTCGACCGCCGCGACATGTCGGTGGCCTCGGCCTGCCTCGTCCCGCACCGCCCGCGCCGCTCCTGCGTCTTCGAGCACATCTACTTCGCGCTGCCCAACTCGGTGGTGTTCTCCCACGCCGTCCACGAGCGCCGCACCGCCTTCGGGCAGGCGCTGGCCGAGGAGTCCCCCGCCCCGGGCGCCGACGTCGTCATCCCGGTGCCTGACTCGGGCTTCTACGCCGCGCTCGGGTTCGCGCGCGCGTCGGGGCTCGAGTTCCAGCAGGGTCTCATCCGCTGGCACTACAGCGGCCGCAGCTTCATCCAGCCGACACAGGCGATCCGGGACCTCGCCGTGAAGCTGAAGCTCGCCCCCGTGCGCGGCGTCATCACGGGAAAGAGCGTCGTGGTGGTGGACGACTCCCTGGTGCGCGGCACCACCTCGAGCAAGATCGTGCGGCTGCTCCGCGACGCCGGCGCGCGGGAGGTGCACATGCGGATCGCGAGCCCGCCCGTCGTGGGCTCCTGCCTCTACGGCATCGACACGCCGAGCGAGGGCGAGCTCATCTCCAACCGGATGGACCTCGATGGCGTGCGCAGGGAGATCGGCAGCGACTCCCTCGCCTTCCTGTCGCTGGACAAGCTGCACAGCATCTACGGCGAAGAGTCGGGGGACTACTGCGACGCGTGCTTCTCGCGCAAGTACCCTGTGCTGCCCACGCTGGCCGACCCGGCCGTCGAGCCGGACGAGTGA
- the LOC8058505 gene encoding uncharacterized protein LOC8058505 isoform X2 produces the protein MPSGSDDYSDPLLAARADGSMAGGDAAALDYRGRPADRGATGGWRSALFIIAVEIAERFTFYGVSSNLINYLTGPLGEGTAAAAAAINAWNGVAQLLPLLGGALADKWLGRYRTIVIASLLYVLGLGMLAFSTMLSSGSGHQCTTARGQTQTCAPSTLKATFFYVSLYIVAVAQGGHKPCVQAFGADQFDQSDPKETVSRSSFFNWWYFGMCAGTAVTLVLLSYVQDNIGWGLGFGIPCAVMAAALAVFLLGTRTYRYYVTAGERGLFARAAEAFAEWRSRRKTLQHRDRPAAEGALGFSAGVDEEEQAAVSNSAGLVKEAKAIIRLFPIWATCLLYAVAFSQSSTFFTKQAATLDRRIGRHGLQVPPAALQSFISITIVVFIPIYDRVLVPVSRRYSGKPSGITMLQRIGTGMLLSLLSMVIAALVEKHRLGVARDAGLVDKPKVPLPMSLWWMVPQYVLFGAADVFTMVGLQEFFYDQVPDKLRSLGLALYLSIFGVGSFISSALVSVIDRVTTARGGSWFNNNLNRGHVDYFYWLLAALSAVELLAYVFFAVTYKYKNKRAVHATVTGGWKSALFIIWVEVAERFAYYGISSNLISYLTGPLGQTTAAAAAAVNAWSGAASMLPLLGAAVADSWLGRYRTIVASSVLYITGLGMLTLSSMFSSPQQCRDSADGQGVCPPSSLQTAFFYISLYLVAIAQSGHKPCVQAFGADQFDATDPDESVSRASFFNWWYMGLCTSATVTIALMSYVQDNIGWALGFGVPSLAMLLALAIFLLGTRTYRFYGGGGSASASTFSLVRKAFVAWRIQKRSREAGSVELGHGDGELPQDAVLAEEVKGLARLFPIWATCLLYGVVFAQPPTLFTKQAATLDRRIGQSFQVPPAALQCFLGTSIIACIVLYDRVLVPVARGVSGVASGITMLQRIGTGIALSLVTLVVAALVEMKRLRVARDAATASGGLLVVVVDGSGTSAVPMSLWWIVPQYVLLGAAEVFIMVGMQEFFYDQVPGALKSLGLALYLSVLGVGSFISSFLITVIDGVTTRNGGTSWFADDLNRGHLDYFYLLLAALTALELLAFAYFSTSYVYKAKAGNH, from the exons atgcCTTCCGGCTCGGACGACTACTCCGACCCCCTGCTGGCGGCGCGCGCCGACGGCAGCATGGCCGGCggcgacgcggcggcgctggactaCCGCGGCCGCCCCGCCGACCGCGGCGCCACCGGCGGCTGGAGGTCAGCGCTCTTCATCATAG CGGTGGAGATCGCGGAGCGGTTCACCTTCTACGGCGTGTCGTCGAACCTGATCAACTACCTGACGGGCCCGCTCGGTGAGggcaccgcggcggcggcggcggccatcaaCGCGTGGAACGGGGTGGCGcagctgctgccgctgctggGCGGGGCCCTCGCCGACAAGTGGCTCGGCCGCTACCGCACCATCGTCATCGCCTCGCTCCTCTACGTCCTC GGTCTAGGCATGCTGGCGTTCTCGACCATGCTCTCCTCGGGCAGCGGCCACCAGTGCACCACCGCCAGGGGCCAGACCCAGACCTGTGCGCCGTCCACTCTGAAGGCGACCTTCTTCTACGTCTCCCTCTACATCGTGGCGGTGGCGCAGGGCGGGCACAAGCCGTGCGTGCAGGCGTTCGGCGCCGACCAGTTCGACCAGAGCGACCCCAAGGAGACCGTCTCCAGGAGCTCCTTCTTCAACTGGTGGTACTTCGGCATGTGCGCCGGCACTGCCGTCACGCTCGTGCTCCTCAGCTACGTGCAGGACAACATCGGGTGGGGGCTCGGCTTCGGCATCCCGTGCGCCGTCATGGCGGCCGCGCTCGCCGTCTTCCTTCTCGGCACACGGACGTACCGGTACTACGTCACTGCCGGGGAGCGCGGCCTGTTCGCTCGTGCCGCCGAGGCTTTCGCTGAGTGGCGGAGCAGGCGAAAGACCCTGCAGCATCGTGATCGACCTGCAGCAGAGGGGGCGCTGGGATTCAG TGCTGGTGTGGATGAGGAGGAGCAGGCTGCAGTGAGCAACAGCGCAGGCCTCGTCAAGGAGGCCAAGGCCATCATCCGTCTGTTCCCGATATGGGCGACGTGCCTGCTCTACGCGGTGGCGTTCTCGCAGTCGTCGACGTTCTTCACGAAACAGGCGGCGACGCTAGACCGGCGCATCGGGCGGCACGGCTTGCAGGTGCCACCGGCCGCGCTGCAGAGCTTCATCAGCATCACCATCGTCGTCTTCATCCCCATCTACGACCGCGTCCTCGTGCCGGTGTCGCGCCGGTACTCCGGGAAGCCATCGGGCATCACCATGCTGCAGCGCATCGGCACGGGGATGCTCCTCTCGCTCCTGTCCATGGTGATCGCGGCGCTCGTCGAGAAGCACCGGCTCGGCGTCGCGCGGGACGCGGGCCTCGTGGACAAGCCGAAGGTCCCGCTGCCGATGAGCCTGTGGTGGATGGTGCCGCAGTACGTGCTGTTCGGAGCCGCCGACGTGTTCACCATGGTCGGACTGCAGGAATTCTTCTACGATCAGGTGCCCGACAAGCTGCGCAGCCTCGGGCTGGCGCTGTACCTCAGCATCTTCGGCGTCGGCAGCTTCATCAGCAGCGCGCTCGTGTCGGTCATCGACAGGGTGACGACGGCTAGGGGCGGGAGCTGGTTCAACAACAACCTGAACCGCGGCCACGTCGACTACTTCTACTGGCTGCTCGCCGCGCTTAGCGCCGTCGAGCTCCTCGCCTATGTCTTCTTCGCGGTGACATACAAGTACAAGAACAAAAGAGCCGTACATGCAACTGT CACGGGCGGCTGGAAGTCCGCCCTCTTCATAATCT GGGTGGAGGTGGCGGAGCGGTTCGCGTACTACGGCATCTCGTCCAACCTGATCAGCTACCTGACCGGCCCGCTCGGGCAGAccacggcggcggccgccgcggcggtgaacgcgtggtcgggcgccgcgtccaTGCTGCCGCTCCtcggcgccgccgtcgccgactCCTGGCTCGGACGCTACCGGACCATCGTCGCCTCCTCCGTGCTCTACATCACG GGCCTTGGGATGCTGACGCTCTCATCAATGTTCTCATCACCTCAGCAATGCCGTGACTCCGCCGACGGACAAGGTGTATGCCCGCCTTCCTCCCTCCAGACAGCCTTCTTCTACATCTCCCTCTACCTGGTGGCCATCGCCCAGAGCGGGCACAAGCCCTGCGTCCAGGCCTTTGGCGCCGACCAATTCGACGCGACAGACCCCGACGAGTCCGTGTCCCGGGCCTCCTTCTTCAACTGGTGGTATATGGGGCTCTGCACGAGCGCCACCGTGACGATCGCGCTCATGAGCTACGTGCAGGACAACATCGGCTGGGCTCTCGGCTTCGGCGTGCCGTCCTTAGCCATGCTCCTCGCGCTCGCCATCTTCCTGCTTGGCACGAGGACCTACAGGTTCTACGGTGGTGGTGGCAGTGCCAGTGCCAGCACGTTCTCCCTGGTCCGCAAGGCCTTCGTGGCCTGGAGGATCCAGAAGAGGTCGCGTGAGGCCGGGTCGGTGGAGCTAGGACACGGTGACGGCGAGCTCCCCCAGGACGCCGTGCTCGCGGAAGAGGTGAAGGGGCTGGCAAGGCTGTTCCCGATATGGGCGACGTGCCTGCTCTACGGCGTGGTGTTCGCGcagccgcccacgctcttcaccAAGCAGGCGGCGACGCTGGACCGGAGGATCGGGCAGTCGTTCCAAGTGCCCCCAGCGGCGCTGCAGTGCTTCCTCGGCACCAGCATCATTGCCTGCATCGTGCTCTACGACCGCGTCCTGGTGCCCGTGGCGCGCGGGGTCTCTGGCGTCGCCTCGGGCATCACCATGCTGCAGCGGATCGGCACGGGGATCGCGCTGTCCCTTGTCACTCTAGTCGTCGCCGCGTTGgtggagatgaagcggctgcgAGTGGCGAGGGACGCCGCCACCGCCAGCGGCGgcctgctggtggtggtggtggatggctCTGGCACGTCAGCGGTTCCCATGAGCCTGTGGTGGATCGTGCCGCAGTACGTGCTCCTCGGCGCCGCGGAGGTGTTCATCATGGTCGGCATGCAGGAGTTCTTCTACGACCAGGTGCCCGGGGCGCTCAAGAGCCTCGGCCTGGCGCTCTACCTGAGCGTCCTCGGCGTCGGCAGCTTCATCAGCAGCTTCCTCATCACGGTGATCGATGGGGTTACGACGAGGAACGGCGGCACCAGCTGGTTCGCCGACGACCTCAACCGGGGTCACCTCGACTACTTCTACCTGCTGCTTGCAGCGCTCACCGCGTTGGAGCTTCTCGCTTTCGCCTACTTCTCAACGTCTTACGTTTACAAGGCAAAGGCCGGCAATCACTGA